The Streptomyces cynarae genome contains a region encoding:
- a CDS encoding PH domain-containing protein, which yields METGTVKAGGEPLWTGLPPGLLRMRRMLLVVWLGLGAVVVALLPGLLAGPVWALFALLPLAGLAWGWVLLGRNWRSWRYAERADDLLISRGVLWREETVVPYGRMQLVEVTSGPVERHFGLASVQLHTAAAATDARIPGLHPAEAERLRDRLTELGEARSAGL from the coding sequence ATGGAAACGGGGACGGTGAAGGCGGGCGGGGAACCCCTCTGGACGGGTCTGCCGCCGGGGCTGCTGAGGATGCGGCGGATGCTGCTGGTGGTGTGGCTGGGGCTGGGGGCCGTCGTGGTGGCGCTGCTGCCGGGGCTGCTGGCCGGGCCCGTGTGGGCGCTGTTCGCACTGCTGCCGCTGGCCGGGCTCGCCTGGGGCTGGGTGCTGCTCGGCCGCAACTGGCGCTCCTGGCGGTACGCCGAGCGCGCCGACGACCTGCTGATCAGCCGGGGCGTGCTGTGGCGGGAGGAGACCGTGGTGCCGTACGGCCGCATGCAGCTCGTGGAGGTGACCTCCGGTCCCGTCGAACGGCACTTCGGGCTGGCGAGCGTCCAGCTGCACACGGCCGCCGCCGCGACCGACGCCAGGATCCCGGGGCTGCATCCGGCCGAGGCGGAGCGGCTGCGGGACCGGCTGACCGAGCTGGGCGAGGCCCGATCGGCGGGGCTGTGA
- a CDS encoding NADH-quinone oxidoreductase subunit D, which produces MTPTTETMVGIGGAAESTDMVLNIGPQHPSTHGVLRLKLVLDGERIRHAEPVIGYMHRGAEKLFEARDYRQIIMLANRHDWLSAFSNELGVVLAVERMLGMEVPERAVWMRTLLGELNRVLNHLMFLGSYPLELGGITPVFYAFQEREELQNVMEEISGGRMHYMFNRVGGLKEDLPAGWTARARTAVRDVRSRMDRFDDLVLGNEIFRGRTRGVGVLTPETVHAYGVSGPIARASGVDFDLRRDEPYLAYGELQDTLGVVTRQEGDCLARFECLLEQTHNALDLADACLDRLAELPPGPVNQRLPKVLKAPEGHTYAWTENPLGINGYYLVSKGDKTPYRLKLRSASYNNIQALTELLPGTLVADMVAILGSMFFVVGDIDK; this is translated from the coding sequence ATGACTCCTACGACGGAGACCATGGTCGGGATCGGCGGCGCCGCGGAGAGCACCGACATGGTGCTCAACATCGGGCCCCAGCACCCGTCCACGCACGGTGTGCTGCGGCTGAAGCTGGTGCTGGACGGCGAGCGGATCAGGCACGCGGAGCCGGTCATCGGCTATATGCACCGCGGTGCGGAGAAGCTGTTCGAGGCGCGCGACTACCGCCAGATCATCATGCTGGCCAACCGCCACGACTGGCTCTCCGCCTTCTCCAACGAGCTGGGCGTGGTCCTCGCCGTCGAGCGGATGCTCGGCATGGAGGTGCCCGAGCGCGCCGTCTGGATGCGCACGCTGCTCGGGGAGCTGAACCGGGTCCTGAACCACCTGATGTTCCTCGGCTCCTATCCGCTGGAGCTGGGCGGCATCACGCCGGTGTTCTACGCGTTCCAGGAGCGCGAGGAGCTGCAGAACGTCATGGAGGAGATCTCCGGCGGCCGCATGCACTACATGTTCAACCGGGTCGGCGGGCTCAAGGAGGACCTTCCGGCCGGATGGACCGCACGCGCGCGTACCGCCGTCCGTGACGTGCGCTCCCGTATGGACCGGTTCGACGACCTGGTGCTCGGCAACGAGATCTTCCGGGGGCGCACCCGGGGCGTGGGCGTCCTCACGCCGGAGACCGTGCACGCGTACGGCGTCAGCGGGCCGATCGCGCGCGCGTCCGGTGTGGACTTCGACCTGCGCCGGGACGAGCCGTACCTGGCCTACGGGGAACTCCAGGACACCCTCGGGGTCGTCACCCGGCAGGAGGGCGACTGCCTGGCCCGCTTCGAGTGCCTGCTGGAGCAGACGCACAACGCGCTGGACCTGGCCGACGCGTGCCTGGACCGGCTGGCCGAGCTGCCGCCCGGGCCGGTCAACCAGCGCCTGCCCAAGGTGCTCAAGGCACCCGAGGGCCACACCTACGCCTGGACCGAGAACCCGCTCGGCATCAACGGCTACTACCTGGTCAGCAAGGGCGACAAGACTCCGTACCGGCTCAAGCTCCGCTCGGCCTCGTACAACAACATCCAGGCGCTGACCGAGCTGCTGCCGGGCACGCTGGTCGCGGACATGGTGGCGATCCTGGGGTCGATGTTCTTCGTGGTCGGGGACATCGACAAGTAG
- a CDS encoding SAM-dependent methyltransferase encodes MGQRLSGEWRGWRAAAEEALYGADGFYRRPEGPAAHFRTSVHASPLFAAAVARLLCLLDEALGRPAELTFVDMAAGRGELVAGVLDALPGDVAARTRACAVEVAGRPPNLDPGIEWLAEPPEKITGLLFANEWLDNVPVEVAEADADGVPRLVLVRRDGTERLGEPVTGTDAAWLERWWPLSAEGARAEIGAPRDSAWAAAVATVERGLAVAVDYAHRAEARPPFGTLTGFRAGRECAPVPDGSCDITAHVALDACALPGARLLTQRDALRALGITGARPPLTLASTDPTAYVRALAHAGAAAELTAPGGLGDFGWLLQPVGVPEAALAGLEGS; translated from the coding sequence GTGGGACAGCGGCTGAGCGGTGAGTGGCGGGGATGGCGGGCGGCGGCCGAGGAGGCGCTGTACGGGGCGGACGGGTTCTACCGGCGGCCCGAGGGGCCCGCCGCGCACTTCCGCACGTCCGTGCACGCATCGCCGCTGTTCGCCGCGGCCGTGGCCCGGCTGCTGTGCCTGCTCGACGAGGCGCTGGGGCGGCCGGCCGAGCTGACCTTCGTGGACATGGCAGCGGGGCGGGGCGAACTGGTCGCCGGGGTCCTGGACGCGCTGCCCGGGGACGTGGCCGCCCGCACGCGCGCGTGCGCCGTGGAGGTCGCCGGCAGGCCCCCGAACCTGGATCCCGGGATCGAGTGGCTGGCCGAGCCACCGGAGAAGATCACCGGGCTGCTGTTCGCGAACGAGTGGCTGGACAACGTGCCGGTCGAGGTCGCGGAGGCGGACGCCGACGGTGTGCCCCGGCTTGTCCTGGTCCGGCGGGACGGGACGGAGCGGCTCGGGGAGCCGGTCACGGGAACGGATGCCGCGTGGCTGGAGCGTTGGTGGCCGCTGTCCGCCGAAGGCGCAAGGGCCGAGATCGGCGCGCCCCGGGACAGCGCGTGGGCCGCCGCGGTCGCCACCGTCGAGCGCGGGCTGGCCGTCGCCGTCGACTACGCGCACCGCGCGGAAGCCCGGCCGCCGTTCGGGACGCTCACCGGGTTCCGCGCGGGCCGGGAGTGCGCTCCCGTGCCGGACGGCTCCTGCGACATCACGGCGCATGTGGCCCTGGACGCGTGTGCTCTTCCGGGGGCACGCCTGCTGACCCAGCGCGACGCCCTGCGAGCCCTCGGGATCACCGGCGCACGCCCCCCGCTCACCCTCGCCTCCACGGACCCCACCGCGTACGTACGCGCCCTCGCGCACGCCGGAGCCGCCGCCGAACTCACCGCGCCCGGCGGCCTCGGCGACTTCGGCTGGCTGCTCCAGCCCGTGGGCGTCCCGGAAGCAGCCCTGGCAGGACTCGAAGGCTCGTAG
- a CDS encoding sensor histidine kinase has translation MQRLYDFLRRHPTWVDSFWAVVLFGLSCVSLTNLNGAPDHHGSLPVGLAVSAVLCLVVALRRRMPEKMLIVAAGMGLAQLVLDEQSMIADFAMLVIIYTVAALGARWASRVGLIAGLSAGTLAAIRWPEHHSGALGNIAIAAFQTVPFALAWVLGDSLRTRRAYFAQLEERAARLEKEREAQAKVAVAAERARIARELHDVVAHNVSVMVVQADGAAYVLDSAPDQAKKALETISTTGRQALAEMRRLLGVLRTGEHKEEGEYVPQPDVEQIDELVEQCRSAGLPVDFKVEGTPRPLPSGVELTAYRIVQEALTNTRKHGGPGAGASVRLVYFDDGLGLLVEDDGKGAPHELYEEGGLDGHGHGLIGMRERVGMVGGTLDAGPRPGGGFRISALLPLKPAH, from the coding sequence GTGCAGCGCCTCTATGACTTCCTCCGCAGGCATCCCACCTGGGTCGACAGTTTCTGGGCCGTCGTCCTGTTCGGGCTCTCCTGCGTGAGTCTGACGAACCTCAACGGGGCGCCGGACCACCACGGATCGCTCCCGGTCGGGCTCGCCGTCTCCGCCGTGCTCTGCCTCGTCGTCGCGCTGCGCCGCCGTATGCCCGAGAAGATGCTGATCGTCGCCGCCGGCATGGGCCTGGCCCAGCTGGTCCTGGACGAGCAGTCGATGATCGCCGACTTCGCCATGCTGGTGATCATCTACACGGTCGCCGCTCTGGGCGCCCGCTGGGCCTCCCGCGTCGGCCTGATCGCCGGCCTGAGCGCGGGCACCCTGGCCGCGATCCGCTGGCCGGAACACCACTCCGGTGCCCTCGGCAACATCGCGATAGCCGCCTTCCAGACCGTGCCCTTCGCGCTCGCCTGGGTCCTCGGCGACTCCCTGCGCACCCGGCGCGCCTACTTCGCCCAGCTGGAGGAGCGTGCCGCCCGGCTGGAGAAGGAGCGCGAGGCGCAGGCCAAGGTCGCGGTCGCCGCCGAGCGCGCCCGTATCGCCCGTGAGCTGCACGACGTGGTCGCGCACAACGTCTCGGTGATGGTGGTGCAGGCCGACGGCGCCGCCTACGTCCTCGACAGCGCCCCCGACCAGGCGAAGAAGGCCCTGGAGACGATCTCCACCACCGGCCGTCAGGCGCTCGCCGAGATGCGCCGTCTGCTCGGCGTGCTGCGCACCGGCGAGCACAAGGAGGAGGGCGAGTACGTCCCGCAGCCCGACGTCGAACAGATCGACGAGCTGGTCGAGCAGTGCCGCAGCGCGGGCCTGCCCGTCGACTTCAAGGTGGAGGGCACTCCGCGCCCGCTGCCCAGCGGCGTGGAGCTCACCGCGTACCGCATCGTGCAGGAGGCGCTCACCAACACCCGCAAGCACGGGGGGCCGGGCGCGGGCGCCAGCGTGCGCCTGGTGTACTTCGACGACGGCCTCGGACTGCTCGTCGAGGACGACGGCAAGGGCGCCCCGCACGAGCTCTACGAGGAGGGCGGCCTCGACGGCCACGGCCACGGTCTGATCGGCATGCGGGAGCGCGTCGGCATGGTCGGCGGAACCCTGGACGCCGGCCCTCGCCCAGGAGGAGGCTTCCGCATCAGTGCCCTG